The following proteins come from a genomic window of Terriglobia bacterium:
- a CDS encoding alpha-L-fucosidase: MRRRQFLGKSVAASEVLLGLGGGMAFSPYQKPDAAPESQTSDRPTSGPVFDWRDLQRGFPKTVNPAYRHAPAEALEAWQDQKFGIRVHWGLYCLIGSDASWCLPHSSREFQDVYNTLYEFFNPTDFDPDSWMDLFQRGGARFFTITTKHHEGFCMWPTETVVKSIRRAPHGLSFTPRHEPNFQDCLIHYSVMDSPYKKDIVGTLIKAARKRGVGVGLYYSHVDWHDPAFAWDPYSMYYDPNFTPQSDPKRWRTFINQERKQLQELMTWYGPIDLLSLDIAWPEAASQEIAELAMMVRKLQPNILMRQRGIGPYGDYYTPEREIPADFSKGNWMVIYPGGQAFSYLPNDVYKPKEWVLESLIDIVAKGGNFQVGYGPMPDGSWPQETIERLSYVGDWLNVNGEAIYATRPWKVYKQGENVRFTRSKDGRHLYVISLKWPGNRFVVEPVRAVPQSPVVMLGVEKPLDWQQQGNSLAIEIPPEVAANKPCKQAFAFKIRKASE; encoded by the coding sequence ATGCGGCGCCGACAATTTCTGGGCAAATCGGTTGCAGCATCGGAGGTCTTGCTCGGACTTGGCGGAGGAATGGCCTTCAGCCCGTACCAGAAGCCCGATGCCGCGCCGGAGTCACAGACCAGCGACCGGCCAACCAGCGGGCCGGTGTTCGATTGGCGCGATCTGCAACGCGGATTTCCCAAAACCGTCAATCCCGCTTACCGGCATGCCCCCGCAGAGGCTCTGGAGGCGTGGCAGGACCAGAAATTCGGCATCCGCGTTCACTGGGGCCTCTACTGCCTCATTGGCAGCGACGCCTCCTGGTGCTTGCCACATTCCTCCCGCGAGTTCCAGGATGTCTACAATACGCTCTACGAGTTTTTCAATCCCACCGATTTCGACCCGGACTCCTGGATGGACCTGTTCCAGCGCGGCGGAGCAAGGTTCTTCACCATCACCACAAAACACCACGAGGGGTTTTGCATGTGGCCCACCGAGACAGTGGTGAAGTCCATCAGGCGCGCGCCCCATGGCCTTTCCTTTACTCCCAGACATGAACCGAACTTTCAGGATTGCCTGATCCACTACAGCGTGATGGATTCGCCCTACAAAAAGGATATTGTGGGGACCCTGATCAAAGCGGCGCGAAAACGAGGAGTGGGCGTGGGCTTGTACTATTCGCACGTCGACTGGCACGATCCGGCATTTGCCTGGGACCCTTACAGCATGTATTACGACCCCAATTTCACCCCACAATCCGATCCCAAGCGCTGGCGAACGTTTATCAATCAGGAACGAAAACAACTTCAGGAGTTGATGACCTGGTATGGGCCGATTGACCTCTTATCGCTGGATATCGCATGGCCCGAGGCGGCGTCCCAGGAGATCGCCGAACTCGCCATGATGGTCCGGAAGCTGCAACCGAATATCCTGATGCGGCAACGCGGCATCGGGCCCTATGGAGACTACTACACGCCGGAGCGGGAAATTCCTGCCGATTTTTCCAAGGGAAACTGGATGGTGATCTACCCCGGCGGGCAGGCTTTTTCTTATCTGCCGAACGATGTTTATAAGCCCAAAGAATGGGTGCTGGAAAGCCTGATCGATATTGTCGCCAAGGGTGGAAATTTCCAGGTCGGCTACGGTCCCATGCCCGATGGGAGCTGGCCGCAGGAAACCATAGAGCGTTTGAGCTACGTTGGCGATTGGCTCAACGTCAACGGTGAAGCGATTTACGCGACCCGCCCATGGAAAGTTTATAAGCAAGGCGAGAACGTCCGATTTACTCGAAGCAAAGACGGCCGGCATCTTTATGTCATAAGCCTGAAGTGGCCTGGAAACCGCTTCGTGGTGGAACCAGTTCGCGCAGTTCCCCAAAGCCCTGTCGTGATGCTTGGCGTAGAAAAACCATTGGATTGGCAGCAGCAAGGCAACTCGCTGGCAATTGAAATCCCGCCGGAAGTGGCTGCCAACAAACCGTGCAAACAGGCTTTCGCCTTCAAGATCCGGAAAGCATCTGAGTGA
- a CDS encoding alpha-amylase family protein, with product MDRRDFMGSVMAGMVASQVGNIGASGFPANADPLKGARWVRNGFITAGGLHEPYIYVLRRGGEELDARKIHDWNQSEALIRQLKDQGVEVFHTHFYKGFGMAAEMPEMLETKRTAEIAHRYGMKIDTYLQWNTMMYETFFAEEPRAKDWIQRDASGLPILLTYGYQQSFRYRPCFSNQEYLAYLKKLVRFAVEEVKTDYIHFDNFDLNPEPDSCHSPSCVNGFRTYLRSKYSPEKLRQRFGFENVDHINPPQWNRNNPPERMAIVFDPAIQEWVDFRCQVMADALRQMAEYAKSLNPEVAIEINPHGITGGNRAWMNGIDHCRLLTSTDAYVTEEENFAEYFPEDGRLVSKIRSYKLARAYDNVLVTVSPSEVATAEKLAFNQTIGRAGIAPLSVWMLDYIAFYRKHRDLFVGALDLATVGVLRSYPSITYHNARAQLSAILVEQALIQSRVPFHLIFDEPLPDLSNLKVLVLPDSECLSDEQIAKIRSCVENGGGLIATGQAGLYDEWRRLRVEPGLKGLADGQQPASSYEEHVRAVKISSGLPVRKLVGKGRVVYFPGIPFDGPLPKTEPYFTIDNKFWKRPANSEELIGEIRWAANSEMPVEISGPEFLVANLVWQPDQHRAMVHLVNYNAKTASSISGIDIVCRLPGGETAKSVKLYEIEHSAAVDLPFKTQPHAASFSLPEMKTYALIVVGW from the coding sequence ATGGACCGCAGAGATTTTATGGGCAGTGTCATGGCTGGAATGGTTGCGTCGCAGGTCGGGAACATCGGGGCAAGCGGTTTTCCCGCCAACGCGGATCCACTGAAAGGAGCGCGCTGGGTCCGAAACGGATTTATCACGGCAGGCGGGCTCCATGAGCCCTACATTTATGTTCTCCGGCGCGGGGGCGAAGAGCTCGATGCCAGGAAAATCCACGATTGGAACCAGAGTGAGGCCCTGATCCGCCAGCTCAAAGACCAGGGCGTCGAGGTCTTCCATACCCACTTCTACAAGGGGTTTGGAATGGCTGCCGAAATGCCGGAGATGCTGGAGACCAAGCGGACCGCCGAAATTGCCCATCGCTATGGGATGAAGATTGACACCTATCTCCAGTGGAACACCATGATGTACGAGACATTTTTCGCCGAGGAGCCGCGCGCCAAGGACTGGATTCAGCGGGACGCCAGCGGTTTGCCCATCCTGCTGACTTATGGCTACCAGCAATCTTTCCGCTATCGCCCGTGCTTTTCAAACCAGGAATACCTCGCGTATCTCAAGAAGCTGGTTCGCTTTGCGGTCGAGGAGGTTAAGACGGACTACATCCATTTTGATAATTTCGATCTCAACCCCGAACCCGATTCCTGTCACAGTCCGAGTTGCGTCAACGGATTCCGAACTTACTTGAGGTCCAAGTATTCGCCGGAAAAACTTCGGCAGCGATTTGGATTCGAGAATGTTGACCATATTAATCCGCCGCAGTGGAACCGGAATAATCCGCCGGAGAGGATGGCGATCGTCTTCGATCCGGCCATCCAGGAGTGGGTTGATTTCCGCTGCCAGGTGATGGCAGACGCTCTGAGGCAGATGGCCGAGTACGCAAAGTCGCTCAATCCTGAAGTGGCTATCGAAATCAATCCTCACGGCATTACAGGCGGAAACCGCGCATGGATGAATGGCATCGATCACTGCCGGCTGCTTACTTCGACGGACGCCTATGTGACGGAAGAGGAAAATTTCGCTGAATACTTTCCCGAGGATGGGCGGCTTGTTTCCAAGATCCGGAGTTACAAGCTGGCGCGGGCTTATGACAACGTTCTGGTGACCGTATCTCCCAGCGAAGTGGCCACAGCGGAAAAGCTGGCCTTCAACCAGACGATTGGCAGGGCAGGCATCGCTCCGCTTTCGGTTTGGATGCTCGATTACATCGCATTCTACAGGAAGCACCGCGACCTGTTCGTTGGAGCGCTCGATCTGGCCACCGTTGGCGTTTTGCGGTCCTATCCCTCCATTACTTATCACAACGCCAGAGCGCAATTGAGCGCCATCCTGGTTGAGCAGGCCCTAATCCAATCGCGCGTCCCGTTCCATCTGATTTTTGACGAGCCTTTGCCCGATCTCTCAAACCTGAAAGTCCTGGTTCTTCCGGATTCGGAATGTCTGTCGGATGAGCAGATCGCAAAAATTCGAAGCTGCGTTGAGAACGGAGGTGGATTGATTGCCACCGGCCAGGCGGGCCTTTACGACGAATGGCGCCGGCTGCGGGTCGAGCCGGGATTGAAAGGTTTGGCGGACGGGCAACAGCCTGCAAGCTCCTACGAAGAACATGTACGAGCAGTGAAGATCTCCTCTGGATTGCCGGTCAGGAAATTGGTGGGGAAGGGTCGGGTAGTGTACTTCCCGGGAATCCCTTTTGACGGACCGCTTCCGAAGACGGAGCCGTACTTCACCATTGACAACAAGTTCTGGAAGCGCCCGGCGAATTCGGAAGAACTTATCGGTGAGATTCGATGGGCGGCCAACTCTGAAATGCCCGTCGAGATCTCAGGGCCGGAATTCCTGGTGGCGAATCTCGTCTGGCAGCCGGACCAGCACCGCGCCATGGTGCATCTGGTGAACTATAACGCCAAAACGGCCTCCTCAATTTCCGGCATCGACATCGTCTGCCGCCTGCCCGGGGGAGAAACCGCGAAAAGCGTAAAACTTTACGAAATCGAACACAGCGCGGCAGTCGATCTTCCCTTCAAAACTCAACCGCACGCCGCATCCTTCAGCCTTCCCGAAATGAAAACCTATGCCCTGATTGTTGTGGGTTGGTAA
- a CDS encoding Gfo/Idh/MocA family oxidoreductase, whose product MLKWLVIGVGDITTKRVLPAIEEEEQSKLAGIVTRDPAKAGPYGVPGFTDLKEALAKTKPNAVYVASPVFMHAPQTMISLREGCHVLCEKPMAMNYPEAEMMVETAEAAGRTLGIAYYRRTYPKVHRAMTLMREGAIGQPVLAYASCHSWFKPEDEFRAWLVDPDKAGGGPLYDIASHRIDVLNFIFGQPARVRAQLSNAVNKTPVEDCATVLIEYLNNVRAIVDVRWHLHVERDEFRIIGTRGELELSPLNSPTLVSPQGREEVPNHKNIHFPCVENFVEAVLDGKPLLSSGRTALWTDWVTEQAVKDNLRSN is encoded by the coding sequence ATGCTGAAATGGCTAGTGATTGGAGTTGGAGACATCACCACCAAGCGTGTGCTTCCGGCAATTGAGGAAGAGGAGCAGAGCAAGCTGGCCGGGATCGTGACCCGCGATCCGGCGAAAGCCGGGCCTTATGGCGTGCCGGGATTCACCGACCTGAAGGAGGCGCTGGCGAAGACGAAGCCCAACGCGGTCTACGTGGCCTCGCCGGTTTTCATGCACGCTCCGCAGACGATGATTTCACTGCGCGAGGGCTGCCACGTGCTTTGCGAAAAGCCCATGGCCATGAATTATCCCGAGGCCGAAATGATGGTGGAAACGGCAGAGGCGGCAGGCCGCACGCTGGGCATTGCCTACTACCGGCGGACGTATCCCAAGGTGCATCGCGCCATGACCCTGATGCGCGAGGGTGCGATCGGACAGCCGGTGCTGGCCTACGCCTCCTGCCACTCGTGGTTCAAGCCGGAAGACGAATTCCGCGCCTGGCTGGTTGATCCCGACAAGGCGGGCGGCGGCCCGCTCTATGACATCGCCTCGCACCGGATCGATGTGCTCAACTTCATCTTTGGCCAGCCGGCGCGCGTGCGGGCGCAACTGTCGAACGCGGTGAACAAAACGCCGGTGGAGGATTGTGCAACCGTGCTGATCGAATACCTGAACAACGTCCGCGCCATTGTTGACGTGCGCTGGCACTTGCACGTGGAGCGCGACGAGTTCCGCATTATCGGCACTCGTGGCGAACTGGAACTGAGCCCGCTTAACAGCCCCACGCTGGTTTCTCCGCAGGGCCGCGAAGAGGTTCCCAACCATAAAAACATCCACTTCCCTTGCGTGGAAAATTTTGTGGAGGCGGTGCTGGACGGCAAGCCGCTGCTCTCAAGCGGCCGGACGGCCTTGTGGACCGACTGGGTGACGGAGCAGGCCGTGAAGGACAACCTGCGGTCCAATTGA
- a CDS encoding beta-N-acetylhexosaminidase: MIFPVPREVTRQDGRLKVDGSTVILVPELASSSDLFLASFLSAEMANHYGLPLRVRRATAIPKAERFFLLGDASNPLVRQYRETRGIQGPSGSAQPEGYVLDATEQSVAVLGNDRPGAFYGVQTLRQILERADGGLSVPAQQIIDWPHKPFRGIYIFLPGRRDIPYFKRFVREVMAPSKLNKLIVEMDAGMQFDRHPELNAGWIDFTKDMKYTRRGRSTGPHEQFQDSGNMVFTDGGVLEKDEVAELVQYARQHYVDIIPEISTLTHSYYLLTRHRELAEIQEAEWPDTYCPSAPATYKLAFDVMDEYLEAMQPRLVHIGHDEWRMPWGICPRCKGKDPTVLFAQDVNKIYSYLKEHDVEVAMWGDHLIERVRGKVLQDARSPEGYHYQTPGALSPQQVHDLIPKDILIFNWFWNNREEGSGEENDTELDDFGFHQVYGNMTPEIQDYERRSRRQGVLGGAPSSWAETTEFNFGKDMMYDILGCANLTWSPHQLDPKEISETVQKVLPVFRRRVSMELWPSADDPVEAIDISGHLNAPAGKNNPPGIDFTSLRSGIIRASSMEFNLADPAQNGGRNTIVVATGDKKTEPGAATIPLGDDVSSIVFLHACSLPAQNSMAFFETWDEADTADLLGFYQFVYEDGWVETAPIRYGVNILEAGWGKKHDPRNVAWQAELVDSGKTAGERISFFAYEWINPRFGKRVEEIRLEGISGFKDFRDLPTAGNAIMLLAVSVVRKRPAGKQRATRSSRA, encoded by the coding sequence ATGATTTTCCCTGTCCCGCGCGAAGTGACCCGGCAGGACGGACGCCTGAAGGTGGATGGGTCCACCGTAATCCTCGTGCCGGAGCTTGCCTCGAGCTCCGACCTGTTTCTTGCGTCGTTCCTTTCGGCGGAGATGGCCAATCATTACGGGTTGCCTCTGAGAGTTCGTCGCGCGACTGCAATTCCGAAGGCCGAGCGATTCTTTCTGCTGGGTGACGCGTCGAATCCGCTGGTGCGGCAATATCGTGAGACTCGGGGAATCCAAGGCCCGAGCGGGAGTGCTCAGCCCGAAGGCTACGTGCTGGATGCGACGGAGCAGTCCGTGGCGGTCCTGGGGAACGACAGGCCGGGCGCCTTTTACGGAGTGCAAACGCTCCGCCAGATTCTCGAAAGGGCTGACGGCGGACTTTCCGTCCCGGCGCAGCAGATTATTGACTGGCCGCATAAGCCGTTCCGCGGAATCTACATTTTCCTGCCCGGCCGGCGCGACATTCCGTATTTCAAGCGGTTCGTTCGTGAAGTGATGGCTCCCTCGAAGCTCAACAAGCTGATTGTTGAGATGGATGCGGGAATGCAATTCGATCGTCATCCGGAACTGAATGCCGGCTGGATCGACTTTACCAAGGACATGAAATACACGCGCCGCGGGCGCTCGACCGGACCGCACGAGCAGTTCCAGGATTCCGGCAACATGGTTTTCACAGACGGCGGCGTGCTGGAAAAGGACGAGGTCGCGGAACTTGTGCAATACGCGCGGCAACATTACGTGGACATCATTCCGGAAATCTCCACGCTGACCCACTCCTACTACCTGCTGACCCGTCACCGCGAGCTGGCAGAGATCCAGGAGGCCGAGTGGCCCGACACCTACTGCCCAAGCGCACCAGCAACTTACAAGCTGGCATTTGATGTAATGGATGAATACCTGGAGGCGATGCAGCCGCGCCTGGTACACATCGGCCACGACGAATGGCGGATGCCCTGGGGAATCTGCCCGCGTTGCAAGGGAAAAGACCCAACCGTCCTCTTCGCCCAGGACGTGAATAAGATTTATTCGTACCTGAAAGAGCACGATGTTGAGGTCGCCATGTGGGGCGACCATCTGATCGAGCGAGTCCGCGGGAAGGTCCTCCAGGATGCCCGCAGCCCCGAGGGATATCATTACCAGACGCCCGGAGCGCTTTCCCCCCAGCAGGTGCACGACCTGATTCCAAAAGATATTTTGATCTTCAACTGGTTCTGGAACAACCGCGAAGAAGGCTCCGGCGAGGAGAATGATACCGAATTGGATGACTTCGGTTTCCATCAGGTGTACGGAAATATGACTCCGGAGATTCAGGATTACGAACGGCGAAGCCGGCGGCAAGGCGTGCTGGGCGGAGCTCCTTCCAGTTGGGCGGAAACCACCGAGTTCAATTTTGGCAAGGACATGATGTATGACATTCTCGGCTGCGCCAATCTCACGTGGTCGCCTCATCAGCTTGACCCTAAAGAAATTTCAGAGACGGTCCAGAAAGTGCTGCCTGTCTTTCGGCGACGAGTCTCCATGGAGCTCTGGCCGAGCGCTGACGATCCAGTGGAGGCCATCGACATCAGCGGGCATCTAAATGCGCCGGCTGGAAAAAACAATCCTCCGGGCATTGACTTTACCTCCTTGCGAAGCGGCATCATCCGCGCAAGCAGCATGGAATTTAATCTGGCCGACCCGGCCCAAAATGGCGGCAGGAACACCATCGTGGTTGCCACCGGCGATAAGAAAACCGAGCCGGGTGCAGCAACAATTCCCCTGGGTGACGACGTAAGCAGCATTGTTTTTCTCCATGCCTGTTCCCTGCCCGCGCAGAATTCCATGGCGTTTTTCGAAACCTGGGACGAAGCTGACACCGCGGACCTGCTCGGCTTTTATCAATTCGTGTACGAGGACGGATGGGTGGAAACCGCTCCCATTCGCTACGGTGTGAATATTCTGGAGGCCGGCTGGGGTAAAAAGCATGACCCGAGAAATGTGGCCTGGCAGGCCGAACTTGTCGATTCCGGCAAGACTGCCGGCGAGCGCATCTCGTTTTTTGCGTACGAATGGATCAACCCGCGTTTTGGCAAGCGCGTCGAGGAAATCCGGCTGGAGGGAATTTCCGGATTCAAAGACTTTCGCGACCTACCCACTGCCGGCAATGCCATCATGCTGCTGGCCGTGAGCGTGGTCAGGAAGCGGCCTGCGGGAAAACAGAGAGCAACCAGAAGTTCCCGGGCTTGA
- a CDS encoding ABC transporter permease — MTGLRMLLLKFIGLFRKARLEQRLDEDVRAHLDMLTEENLRKGMTPEEARYAAQRQFGNVASMKEECRDKWGMRFVSELAQDLRYGLRQLRRNPCFTAVAVLTLALGIGANTAVFTVVNGVLLRPMPFPEADRLFLISLTPRGGPFEWQPGVADRDYLEFLGQNRAFEQIASFSNSGTTASLTGAGDPVQIPVAYVTTSFFATLRTNPSIGRRFLAGEGEPGNDGVAVLSNELWKERFGSDSEILGKTIRLDGVNRTVVGVMPAGFSFPGAKVWMPLAIRINQHNSFTRPVVGRLKPGVTPQQAQAELETFAKRLPFDPGQRRGLPQIIPLKDLLVANIRPSLLVFAGAVAFVLLIACANVANLFLARATGRGQELAVRSTLGASHWRLSRQLLAESTLVSLIGGAAGMLLAFWSVRALIALAPAGKVPRMEMIQINGWVLAFTFVLSALTGVVVGFVPAFQSTRHGAGESLKQTGRGVSAGHKGIRSALTISEMALAVILLTGAGLMLKSFLRLRAVNPGFSPDSVMTMTVDLPDSIYGTASQMQLFHTRTLAELSRLPGVLATGMVNWIPLGEGLVIGTFQVEGGTRPPGFMVDKPCVSPGYFRVMGIPLLRGREFTEEDTATAPGVVIVSESVARTLWPGKDPIGKRISMEDEPGPKDWLTVVGIVGDIKQQGLAKKSEPAIYQPYSQAANPFFLSHMTFVVRTALPPESVAGSLRAVLRNVDKNQPVSIASMNSVIAVTTAEPRFQTRLLTTFALMALVLTIVGIYGVLAYSVAQRTHEIGIRVALGAQKRDVLGMVIGQGLKLALIGVAIGVAGALALTRFLASLLYGVKPTDPLTFVAVSLTLIAVALVACYIPARRAAKVDPMVALRYE; from the coding sequence ATGACCGGGTTACGAATGCTGCTTTTAAAATTCATCGGCCTGTTCCGCAAGGCACGGCTCGAACAACGGCTTGATGAAGATGTGCGCGCCCACCTCGACATGCTCACCGAAGAAAACCTGCGCAAAGGCATGACACCGGAGGAAGCCCGCTACGCAGCTCAGAGGCAATTCGGAAATGTCGCCAGCATGAAGGAAGAATGCCGCGACAAGTGGGGCATGCGCTTCGTCAGCGAACTCGCCCAGGACCTCCGCTACGGCCTCCGCCAGCTCCGCCGCAACCCGTGCTTTACGGCAGTCGCTGTTCTCACGCTTGCTTTAGGCATAGGGGCGAACACGGCAGTTTTCACGGTGGTCAACGGAGTGTTGTTACGACCGATGCCTTTTCCGGAGGCGGACAGGCTCTTCCTGATCTCGCTGACGCCGAGGGGCGGACCCTTTGAATGGCAACCCGGCGTCGCGGACCGCGATTATCTTGAATTTCTTGGCCAAAACCGAGCTTTCGAGCAGATCGCTTCTTTTAGCAACAGCGGAACCACGGCTAGTCTGACGGGGGCGGGCGATCCAGTCCAGATTCCGGTAGCGTATGTAACGACGAGTTTTTTTGCCACGCTTCGCACAAATCCTAGCATCGGTCGCAGGTTTCTGGCAGGCGAGGGGGAACCGGGAAACGACGGTGTCGCGGTATTAAGCAACGAACTCTGGAAAGAGCGGTTCGGCTCAGACTCTGAAATTCTGGGAAAAACCATTCGCCTTGATGGCGTCAACCGCACGGTGGTCGGCGTCATGCCTGCCGGATTTTCATTTCCCGGCGCGAAGGTGTGGATGCCGCTGGCCATTCGAATCAACCAGCATAATTCGTTCACTCGGCCGGTGGTGGGGCGGCTGAAGCCAGGCGTTACCCCTCAACAAGCGCAAGCCGAACTCGAAACATTCGCCAAGCGTCTACCTTTCGATCCAGGTCAAAGACGCGGCTTGCCGCAGATCATTCCATTAAAGGATTTGTTGGTCGCAAACATTCGACCGTCGTTGCTGGTGTTCGCCGGTGCGGTCGCATTCGTGCTACTGATCGCGTGCGCAAATGTGGCCAACCTCTTCTTAGCACGAGCAACCGGCCGCGGGCAGGAACTGGCTGTGCGTAGCACGCTGGGCGCAAGCCACTGGCGGCTCTCGCGCCAGTTGCTCGCGGAAAGCACTCTGGTTTCGCTGATAGGGGGCGCGGCTGGAATGTTGCTCGCTTTCTGGAGTGTCCGGGCTCTTATTGCGCTGGCGCCTGCCGGAAAAGTTCCCCGCATGGAGATGATTCAAATCAATGGATGGGTCCTGGCGTTTACGTTTGTCCTCTCGGCTCTCACTGGCGTGGTGGTGGGCTTTGTGCCCGCCTTCCAGTCCACTCGTCACGGGGCAGGCGAATCTCTGAAACAAACTGGGCGTGGCGTGAGTGCCGGGCACAAGGGAATACGAAGCGCGCTGACGATTTCCGAGATGGCCCTTGCAGTGATCCTGCTGACGGGCGCGGGCTTGATGCTGAAGAGCTTTTTGAGGCTACGGGCTGTGAATCCGGGCTTTTCGCCCGATAGCGTGATGACCATGACCGTTGACCTGCCGGATTCCATCTATGGCACTGCAAGTCAGATGCAACTTTTTCATACGCGAACGCTCGCGGAGCTTTCCCGGCTGCCAGGAGTACTTGCGACAGGTATGGTGAACTGGATACCACTGGGCGAAGGTTTGGTAATCGGAACATTCCAAGTGGAAGGAGGAACGCGGCCCCCGGGCTTCATGGTGGACAAACCGTGCGTGAGCCCTGGTTATTTCAGGGTCATGGGAATACCGCTGCTGCGCGGGCGCGAGTTTACGGAAGAGGACACGGCGACTGCTCCGGGCGTCGTGATTGTGAGCGAATCTGTCGCACGCACGTTGTGGCCTGGCAAAGATCCCATTGGGAAACGCATTTCGATGGAAGATGAACCTGGGCCTAAAGATTGGCTCACTGTGGTTGGGATTGTGGGTGACATTAAGCAGCAAGGACTGGCAAAAAAATCGGAACCCGCCATATATCAGCCTTATTCTCAAGCCGCAAATCCGTTCTTTCTGAGCCACATGACTTTTGTGGTGAGGACCGCCTTGCCTCCGGAGAGCGTCGCGGGAAGCCTGCGTGCAGTTCTGCGCAATGTGGACAAGAACCAGCCTGTGTCGATCGCCTCCATGAACAGCGTGATTGCCGTAACGACAGCCGAGCCGCGATTCCAGACAAGGTTGCTGACCACATTCGCGCTGATGGCATTGGTTCTCACCATTGTGGGCATTTACGGCGTTCTGGCGTACTCCGTTGCGCAGCGCACGCACGAGATTGGCATTCGCGTGGCGCTCGGTGCGCAGAAAAGAGATGTTCTTGGAATGGTCATCGGGCAGGGGCTGAAGCTGGCTCTCATTGGCGTTGCAATTGGCGTTGCCGGGGCGTTGGCGCTGACACGATTTCTCGCGAGCCTGCTCTACGGCGTCAAGCCCACCGACCCGCTCACCTTCGTTGCCGTCTCGCTCACCCTCATCGCCGTGGCGCTCGTGGCCTGCTACATCCCCGCCCGCCGAGCGGCGAAAGTCGATCCGATGGTGGCACTGCGATATGAATAG
- a CDS encoding PadR family transcriptional regulator, with the protein MSREKAEVLQGTLDLMVLKTLETMGPMHGFGIARRIEQVSENLLQLNQGTLYPALLRLDQKGWIASREGVSENNRRARFYSLTRAGRRQLKREAENWERMTAVIARLLAGSDA; encoded by the coding sequence ATGAGCCGGGAAAAAGCCGAAGTCCTGCAGGGCACGCTGGACCTGATGGTCCTGAAAACTCTGGAGACCATGGGGCCGATGCACGGGTTCGGCATCGCGCGCCGCATCGAGCAGGTGTCGGAAAACCTTCTGCAACTGAACCAGGGCACGCTTTACCCGGCGCTGCTGCGCCTCGATCAGAAGGGTTGGATTGCGTCCAGGGAGGGCGTTTCGGAAAACAATCGCCGCGCCCGGTTCTATTCGCTGACCCGCGCCGGCCGCCGCCAGCTTAAAAGGGAAGCCGAAAATTGGGAACGGATGACCGCCGTCATCGCGCGCCTGCTGGCCGGAAGCGATGCATGA